A window of the Euzebya pacifica genome harbors these coding sequences:
- a CDS encoding HpcH/HpaI aldolase/citrate lyase family protein, whose product MSTEPGLHRTYLYASGTKPRSMARAIASDADAVILDLEDSVAPEDKVAARGAVADFIATRAADATCDVHVRVNRWADGFDIDDVRAVVQPGVTALRLPKVQSVDEVRSLDALVAELEAAADMASGTIGFYPTVETASGAMLLGPVLEATTRTRRAAFGASDFVADISASGNDDVATMHVRSHMVMVSRASGKGMPIDSVFGHIDDVAGLVAGAKRAKSLGFFGKSVIHPSQVGPVNDVFTPDRAARNWARQIVSSLGAAEVHRSGLLMVDDELLDPGLVQRARAIVRLVDRLESRDT is encoded by the coding sequence TTGAGCACCGAACCCGGCCTCCACCGCACGTACCTGTACGCCTCGGGCACCAAGCCCCGCAGCATGGCACGGGCGATCGCCTCCGACGCGGACGCGGTCATCCTCGACCTCGAGGACTCCGTCGCCCCGGAGGACAAGGTCGCCGCACGGGGGGCGGTGGCGGACTTCATCGCGACACGTGCCGCTGATGCCACCTGCGACGTGCACGTCAGGGTCAACCGTTGGGCCGATGGGTTCGACATCGACGATGTCCGTGCGGTCGTGCAGCCGGGCGTCACGGCGTTGCGCCTGCCGAAGGTGCAGTCCGTGGACGAGGTCCGGAGCCTCGATGCCCTCGTCGCCGAGCTCGAGGCCGCCGCGGACATGGCATCGGGCACGATCGGTTTCTACCCGACGGTGGAGACGGCGTCCGGCGCGATGCTGCTCGGCCCCGTCCTCGAGGCGACGACCCGTACCCGGCGAGCCGCCTTCGGTGCGAGCGACTTCGTTGCCGACATCTCCGCCTCCGGTAACGACGACGTGGCGACCATGCACGTGCGTTCCCACATGGTCATGGTCTCGCGGGCCAGCGGGAAGGGCATGCCCATCGACAGCGTCTTCGGCCACATCGACGACGTCGCCGGCCTCGTCGCCGGCGCCAAGCGCGCCAAGTCGCTGGGGTTCTTCGGCAAGTCCGTCATCCATCCCTCGCAGGTGGGTCCGGTCAACGACGTCTTCACACCCGACCGGGCAGCTCGGAACTGGGCCCGTCAGATCGTCTCCAGCCTCGGTGCGGCAGAGGTCCACCGGTCGGGGCTCCTGATGGTCGACGACGAGCTGCTCGACCCCGGGCTGGTCCAGCGCGCCCGGGCGATCGTTCGGCTGGTGGACCGCCTGGAGTCGCGGGACACGTAG
- a CDS encoding DUF6131 family protein has protein sequence MITLGIILLLIGVLAGIPIMTTIGTILLVIGVVLLIAGRIGNGIGGRAHYF, from the coding sequence GTGATTACCCTCGGCATCATCCTGCTGCTCATCGGCGTCCTCGCCGGTATCCCCATCATGACCACCATCGGAACGATCCTGCTGGTCATCGGCGTGGTCCTGCTGATCGCTGGCCGCATCGGCAACGGCATCGGCGGTCGAGCCCACTACTTCTAG
- a CDS encoding type II toxin-antitoxin system PemK/MazF family toxin, protein MDPRLKRLVRIARDVVVPALQKAARTRQPTGRTSSSGARSTPASSTRSGTGVTMPSFDRVAATTSSHVDARRGEVDTATARPKVAYAPVRDDDADPGEVVWAWVPYEEDPTQGKDRPLLVIGHIEDDVAALALTSRAHDDRHHHPLATGPWDNRGRPSWIKLDRLLRLDPDAIRREGAVLDRDRFDGVVAAWEAY, encoded by the coding sequence ATGGATCCACGACTGAAGCGGCTGGTGCGGATCGCTCGGGACGTGGTCGTCCCGGCGCTGCAGAAGGCGGCCCGCACACGCCAGCCCACAGGACGCACCTCCTCTTCCGGGGCGAGGTCGACTCCGGCGTCGTCCACCCGCAGCGGGACCGGTGTGACCATGCCGTCCTTCGACCGCGTCGCCGCCACGACCTCGTCGCACGTCGATGCACGCCGCGGCGAGGTCGACACCGCCACCGCCCGTCCGAAGGTCGCCTACGCCCCCGTGCGCGACGACGACGCCGATCCGGGTGAGGTCGTGTGGGCCTGGGTGCCCTACGAGGAGGACCCCACGCAGGGCAAGGACCGTCCGCTGCTGGTGATCGGCCACATCGAGGACGACGTGGCCGCCCTTGCGCTGACCTCGAGGGCCCACGACGACCGGCATCACCACCCGCTCGCCACGGGCCCCTGGGACAACCGTGGCCGCCCGTCCTGGATCAAGCTCGACCGGCTGCTGCGCCTGGACCCCGACGCGATCCGCCGCGAGGGAGCGGTGCTGGACAGGGACCGCTTCGACGGCGTGGTTGCGGCGTGGGAGGCCTACTGA
- a CDS encoding cell wall-binding repeat-containing protein, which translates to MLGFGLLPAPVLAQGQITITDSAGKPSVRRGSTLEFSGSGLPDGQISRAVFLAIAPDGSVEAEQQIAGRNRTPAESPEENIIVQNGSLSGKGTLNCLFDDPSGCAINHGEVDAVQLEIVVDGQVFRSNTLDVDYNAPRWVAAVTRSSNEIVVIFSEPVVVRSTVGGIPQSDSAADWTVRTASGTNVPVTAVQQEERDCPNLDSGCTRILRLASGGGEDVVYTVTYDPESVRGRYGDQAGNPITNIGAERTMTTTDNIRPAVPQIDRVNGVATSENGDGSPVVVVGNRNPVEVQLSNVNADHQLALFAIVGGQRVQLTIEPASPSVDLLGRTTVSATLPRPTGQSSQDRLFTLLAVATDPSGNSSEDRNQQTASEREDGDFNPTAYHLDTIVPFVLDAVIDPQDPTAVLVTLSEPVSPDGNAGQWRIQGEPVSATGTGASRRLTASGPVNAAASVSWAPTDTRYRDKATNALAEFTRPLGGDLPDILPPIVQQPSGDPRYIAAEQITVAGTLRPAQDASTITEIAVEQVGGSTTDTADVAADRSWSVDMPLGADGLYRFSARARDVFGQTSGATLSGEIVHDATAPVLDLTYPPPPSSGIGGLFGGDPEEDHPQGQPLRLDYDLTEANHDRVDVVVTFADGSTETYVTTNRSTFEVPVPEDYAGDLFVEVQAHDLAGNAGNVAEGAVEVLAGTIGPDRVELVANQTGDVRVELEFDAALAGSTIALDWAASDGIEQPGETDTPDRTPLSANRSGSVVTLSFVQPFPSSPGDRNATPRIAFDQNLGNLRGEGGEPILLPGNTIAAEHFLPADPTISGVPAGPVSTAADAPDGTDCTTGTESGQPVEACPYTWTLTGTTDGSALPNTYRVFRTAPAMFAQQQDRALFEGTAGTDGRFRFTVPLHANTENGFRVEVIDPNGNEAERPATFSIVEDSLPPELVSLVAGYDAGATEIEILYAFDERVVDVDLVWIDADGDERPITPTNHGPSEEDGRSGSYTWTIPDSVDLATMGGVVIRGRGTDVAGNVGDYETASLAALPRLLSAETDGLSTIVVRTSEPVTTTAEGPAGFRLLNGPGVRTTSADGNLITLALNDELQSGSTIVQYTGDGDWTALDGRPLVAGQLSVDLRTIFPVTGLVAGPNSESGANLSFVDERNPAATVGGYEVARDGEVVTVLPRGDRFFADADLTPGLHTYAVTVISSGGLRSEPRTVSVTLGTGPDVDGTDGGTSFPPGSGIEDDCPFPAAPNVTPDGGSVLSCDGRFAVIVPAGVIDDDAYGRIVRRETVSVDGFQSVTSLYQLALVADDDDFTTLDAFDGYVEASVRGIENLLSETVVERVAISRLHDSGAHDELGTRVGRESAGASFVTVGTFGLEEADGATLRFYGPDPAITSDRFATAAGLSQSQFLSAGAAVLARADDYPDALAAATLAAQVGGPVLLTRTGDLPTTTLLELQRLDVEQVVLAGGPAAVSDQVASTLRALGHEVVRVDGPTRFHTAAAIATRTGSVDDHAYLATAVNFADALAASAPAAALGRPILLTHPDQLAEQALGALLELGITDVTIVGGTAAVDDAVAEALRAANFTVDRVAGLTRYETAVALADQLTGDDLLDMRRPLVASGDGDGVTSPDALAAGPIAARHGSPLVLTPQSVVPDVVADLLSSSADVRGLVLAGGPVAVSDDAREALDRAAPLPAD; encoded by the coding sequence GTGCTCGGGTTCGGGCTCCTGCCCGCTCCTGTGCTCGCCCAGGGACAGATCACCATCACCGACTCCGCCGGGAAGCCGTCGGTGCGCCGGGGCAGCACCCTCGAGTTCAGCGGGTCCGGCTTGCCTGATGGACAGATCAGCCGCGCCGTCTTCCTCGCGATCGCGCCGGACGGGTCTGTCGAGGCCGAGCAGCAGATCGCCGGTCGCAACCGCACCCCGGCGGAGTCGCCGGAGGAGAACATCATCGTCCAGAACGGGTCGCTCAGCGGCAAGGGCACGCTGAACTGCCTGTTCGACGACCCGAGCGGCTGCGCCATCAACCACGGCGAGGTCGACGCCGTCCAGCTCGAGATCGTGGTCGATGGCCAGGTGTTCCGCAGCAACACCCTCGACGTGGACTACAACGCACCGCGCTGGGTGGCCGCCGTGACCCGGTCATCCAACGAGATCGTCGTGATCTTCTCCGAACCGGTCGTGGTCCGCTCCACCGTCGGGGGCATTCCCCAGTCGGACTCCGCGGCGGACTGGACCGTGCGCACCGCATCGGGGACCAACGTGCCCGTCACCGCGGTGCAACAGGAGGAGCGGGACTGCCCCAACCTCGACAGCGGCTGCACGAGGATCCTCAGGCTTGCGAGCGGTGGCGGCGAGGACGTCGTCTACACCGTCACCTACGACCCGGAGAGCGTCCGTGGACGGTACGGCGACCAGGCGGGCAACCCGATCACCAACATCGGTGCCGAGCGCACCATGACGACGACCGACAACATCCGCCCCGCCGTCCCCCAGATCGACCGGGTCAACGGTGTCGCCACGAGCGAGAACGGCGACGGAAGCCCCGTCGTCGTGGTCGGCAACCGCAACCCGGTCGAGGTGCAGCTCTCCAACGTCAACGCCGACCACCAGCTGGCCCTGTTCGCGATCGTGGGCGGGCAGCGCGTCCAGCTGACCATCGAGCCGGCCAGTCCCTCCGTGGACCTGCTGGGCCGAACCACGGTCAGCGCGACGCTGCCGCGGCCGACGGGGCAGTCCAGCCAGGACCGGCTGTTCACCCTCCTCGCGGTCGCGACCGACCCGTCGGGCAACTCCTCGGAGGACCGCAACCAGCAGACCGCCTCCGAGCGCGAGGACGGCGACTTCAACCCCACCGCCTACCACCTGGACACCATCGTCCCCTTCGTCCTCGACGCCGTCATCGACCCGCAGGACCCCACCGCGGTGCTCGTGACCCTGTCGGAGCCCGTCTCGCCGGACGGAAACGCCGGCCAGTGGCGGATCCAGGGCGAACCCGTCAGCGCCACGGGGACGGGGGCAAGCCGCCGGTTGACCGCCTCCGGCCCGGTCAACGCCGCGGCCTCGGTGTCCTGGGCTCCCACCGACACGCGATACCGCGACAAGGCCACCAACGCGCTGGCCGAGTTCACCCGTCCCCTCGGCGGGGACCTGCCCGACATCCTGCCGCCCATCGTCCAGCAGCCATCCGGCGATCCGCGGTACATCGCGGCCGAACAGATCACCGTGGCCGGCACGCTCCGGCCAGCGCAGGACGCCAGCACCATCACCGAGATCGCCGTCGAGCAGGTCGGTGGCAGCACCACCGACACCGCCGACGTGGCCGCGGACCGCAGCTGGTCGGTCGACATGCCGCTGGGCGCCGACGGCCTGTACCGGTTCTCCGCCCGCGCCCGGGATGTCTTCGGACAGACGAGCGGTGCGACGCTGTCGGGGGAGATCGTGCACGACGCCACGGCTCCCGTCCTGGACCTGACCTACCCGCCGCCCCCCAGCAGCGGCATCGGAGGGCTCTTCGGCGGCGACCCCGAGGAGGACCATCCGCAGGGTCAGCCGCTGCGCCTGGACTACGACCTGACCGAGGCCAACCACGACCGCGTGGACGTCGTCGTGACGTTTGCCGATGGGTCGACCGAGACCTACGTCACCACCAACCGGTCGACGTTCGAGGTGCCGGTCCCCGAGGACTACGCGGGCGACCTCTTCGTGGAGGTGCAGGCGCACGACCTCGCGGGCAACGCGGGCAACGTGGCGGAGGGTGCGGTCGAGGTCCTCGCAGGCACCATCGGGCCCGACCGCGTCGAGCTCGTCGCCAACCAGACCGGTGACGTGCGCGTGGAGCTGGAGTTCGACGCGGCGCTGGCCGGCAGCACGATCGCCCTCGACTGGGCTGCCAGCGACGGCATCGAGCAGCCCGGTGAGACCGACACCCCGGACCGCACCCCGCTGTCGGCCAACCGCTCCGGCTCGGTCGTCACCCTGTCGTTCGTGCAGCCGTTCCCGTCCTCGCCGGGTGACCGCAACGCCACCCCACGGATCGCCTTCGACCAGAATCTCGGCAACCTCCGTGGGGAGGGAGGGGAGCCGATCCTGCTGCCGGGCAACACCATCGCCGCGGAGCATTTCCTTCCTGCGGACCCCACGATCAGCGGCGTACCGGCTGGACCGGTCAGCACCGCCGCAGACGCCCCCGACGGGACGGACTGCACCACCGGTACCGAGTCGGGCCAGCCTGTCGAGGCGTGCCCCTACACGTGGACCCTGACCGGGACGACGGATGGCTCGGCGCTGCCCAACACCTACCGCGTGTTCAGGACCGCGCCGGCCATGTTCGCCCAGCAGCAGGACCGCGCGTTGTTCGAGGGGACGGCGGGGACCGACGGGCGCTTCCGCTTCACCGTGCCCCTGCACGCCAACACCGAGAACGGCTTCCGGGTCGAGGTCATCGACCCGAACGGCAACGAGGCCGAGCGACCTGCGACGTTCTCCATCGTCGAGGACTCCCTGCCGCCGGAGCTCGTGTCGTTGGTCGCCGGCTACGACGCCGGCGCGACCGAGATCGAGATCCTCTACGCCTTCGACGAGCGCGTCGTCGATGTCGACCTCGTGTGGATCGACGCCGACGGCGACGAACGACCGATCACGCCGACCAACCACGGACCCAGCGAGGAGGACGGCCGCTCCGGTTCCTACACGTGGACGATCCCCGACTCCGTCGACCTCGCGACCATGGGTGGCGTCGTCATCCGCGGTCGTGGAACCGACGTCGCGGGCAACGTCGGTGACTACGAGACCGCCAGCCTGGCCGCGCTGCCGCGGCTGCTGAGCGCCGAGACCGACGGCCTGTCGACCATCGTCGTGCGCACGTCCGAGCCGGTGACCACGACCGCAGAGGGGCCCGCTGGGTTCAGGCTGCTGAACGGCCCGGGTGTCCGGACCACCAGCGCCGACGGCAACCTCATCACCCTCGCCCTCAACGACGAGCTGCAGAGCGGCTCGACGATCGTGCAGTACACCGGAGACGGCGACTGGACTGCGCTGGATGGACGGCCTCTCGTGGCCGGTCAGCTGTCAGTCGACCTGCGAACGATCTTCCCCGTCACCGGACTGGTCGCGGGCCCCAACAGCGAGAGCGGCGCAAACCTGTCGTTCGTCGACGAGCGCAACCCGGCGGCCACCGTCGGTGGATACGAGGTCGCGCGCGACGGCGAGGTCGTGACCGTCCTGCCCCGCGGGGACCGCTTCTTCGCCGACGCCGACCTCACCCCCGGCCTGCACACCTACGCCGTGACCGTGATCAGCTCCGGAGGCCTTCGGAGCGAGCCACGAACGGTCAGCGTGACGCTGGGGACCGGCCCCGACGTCGACGGGACCGACGGCGGCACCAGCTTCCCACCGGGGTCGGGGATCGAGGACGACTGCCCGTTCCCGGCCGCCCCGAACGTGACCCCCGACGGCGGCAGCGTCCTGTCCTGTGATGGCCGTTTCGCCGTCATCGTCCCTGCTGGGGTCATCGACGACGACGCCTACGGCCGCATCGTGCGACGCGAGACCGTCTCCGTCGACGGGTTCCAGTCGGTGACGTCGCTGTACCAGCTCGCGCTCGTCGCCGACGACGACGACTTCACCACCCTCGATGCCTTCGACGGGTACGTGGAGGCCAGCGTGCGGGGGATCGAGAACCTGCTGTCGGAGACCGTCGTCGAGCGCGTCGCCATCAGCCGCCTCCACGACTCCGGCGCGCACGACGAGCTCGGCACCCGCGTGGGACGCGAGTCCGCCGGGGCGTCGTTCGTCACGGTCGGCACCTTCGGGCTCGAGGAAGCCGATGGGGCCACCCTCCGGTTCTACGGCCCGGATCCGGCGATCACATCGGACAGGTTCGCCACCGCTGCCGGCCTGTCGCAGTCGCAGTTCCTCTCCGCGGGTGCGGCAGTCCTCGCCCGGGCGGACGACTACCCCGATGCGCTGGCGGCAGCCACACTCGCCGCACAGGTCGGGGGTCCCGTCCTGCTGACCAGGACCGGCGACCTTCCCACCACGACGCTGCTGGAGCTGCAGCGGCTCGACGTCGAACAGGTCGTGCTGGCCGGTGGTCCCGCAGCGGTGTCGGACCAGGTCGCGTCGACCCTCCGAGCGCTGGGCCACGAGGTCGTCCGGGTCGATGGCCCGACGCGGTTCCACACCGCGGCAGCGATCGCCACCCGAACGGGGTCCGTCGACGACCACGCCTACCTTGCGACCGCGGTGAACTTCGCGGACGCGCTTGCGGCAAGCGCCCCGGCTGCCGCGCTCGGACGCCCGATCCTCCTGACCCACCCCGACCAGCTTGCCGAGCAGGCGCTCGGTGCCCTTCTCGAGCTCGGCATCACGGACGTGACGATCGTCGGTGGGACCGCAGCGGTCGACGACGCCGTCGCCGAGGCCCTCCGGGCCGCGAATTTCACTGTTGATCGCGTCGCCGGCCTGACCCGCTACGAAACGGCGGTGGCCCTGGCCGATCAGCTGACCGGCGACGACCTGCTCGACATGCGTCGGCCGCTCGTGGCATCCGGTGACGGCGACGGCGTCACCTCGCCGGACGCGTTGGCGGCCGGCCCCATCGCCGCTCGTCACGGCAGCCCCTTGGTCCTGACCCCACAGTCGGTCGTCCCCGATGTCGTGGCGGACCTGCTGTCGTCGTCTGCCGACGTGCGTGGGCTGGTGCTTGCCGGTGGACCCGTCGCGGTCAGCGACGACGCGAGGGAGGCGCTGGACCGGGCGGCCCCGCTGCCAGCGGACTAG